The sequence AATGTCCAAGTCCAGCGGCAATGTCGTTGCGCCTCAATCCGTCATGAAAACACTGGGCGCCGATGTATTGCGTCTGTGGGTGGCTGCAACCGATTACCGGGGAGAAATCAGCGTTTCAGACGAAATTCTCAAACGCACATCCGATGTGTACAGGCGCTTGCGCAATACCGCCCGGTTTTTGTTATCCAACCTGGATGGTTTCGATCCTGCATTACACACTGTTTCAGCCGACGACATGCTCGCATTGGACCGTTGGGTCGTGGACAGGGCATTGGTGCTGCAGCAGGAAGTGATAGACGCTTACGATAATTACCAATTCAATTTGGTTTATCAAAAGGTTCACCATTTTTGTGCCGTTGATTTAGGCGGTTTTTATCTGGACATCATTAAAGACCGGCAATACACCGCCAAGCATGACAGCCTTGCGCTTCGCTCGGCCCAAACGGCGATGTATCATGTGCTGGAGGCATTAACTCGCTGGCTGGCGCCGATACTCAGTTTTACCGCTGATGAACTTTGGCAGTATTTGCCCGGTTCTCGCGGTGAATCGGTTTTTCTTGAAACGTGGTATGAAGGTTTGTTCGAGCTGGATAATAACACCGCGTTGAATCGGGGCTTCTGGCAAACCATCATGACGGTGCGGGAAGCGGTCAGCAAGGAACTGGAGCAGGTGAGAAAGACCGGAGCCATAGGCGCGTCATTGAATGCGGAAGTCACCCTTTACGCGGATGAGTCGCTTTTTCCTGTGCTCAAACAGATTGAATCAGAACTGCATTTTATCTTTATCACGTCCCACGCTTGCGTTAAACCGGCATCCGAAAGACCGGCCGATGCCTCTCAAACAGAGGTGAGCGGACTGGGTGTATTGGTTGTCGCGTCCACCCAACCAAAATGCGTCCGTTGTTGGCACCAACGCGATGATGTCGGCGTTCATCCTGACCATCCGGAACTGTGCGGACGGTGTGTTGAGAATGTCGAAGGCGACGGCGAAATCAGGCAGTATGCATAATGGCAGGCACTAAGTTGAAATGGCTTTGGCTGTCATTTATTGCACTGGTGCTGGATCAGCTAAGCAAATGGGCAGTCAAAACCAGCATGCAGTTATACGAATCGATAGACATTCTGCCGTTTTTTAAACTGACCTATGTTCATAACACCGGCGCAGCCTTCAGTTTTTTGAGTGAGGCTGGCGGCTGGCAACGTTGGTTTTTTACCGGAATGGCGTTCGTTGTCAGCGGTGTCATTGTCGTCTGGATCATGCGGCTCAAAGAAAATGAGACCTTGCTGGCAATTGCGTTGTCGTTGGTATTAGGTGGCGCGATCGGTAATTTGATCGACAGACTGGCTTACGGTTATGTGATCGATTTTCTGGATGTCTATTATCAAACATGGCATTGGCCGGCTTTCAATATTGCCGATTCCGCGATTACCGTGGGCGTAATGCTGATGCTGGCCGAATCGTTCGGATTCGGTAAGCCCAAGCTGGAATAACAGGGTCAACCGGGTGAGGTGTTGGCTTTAATCCGGAGATGTTTCGGGTAAGCCTCTTGGGATTTGGCGGTAAAACAATGTGACTTGAAGCCCGTTCGGTTACTCGCTTGACAGGACGCCGTAAATACGTCCATGTAGGCTTGACGACAGCAATCCCTGCCGCCGACACTGGTCAATCGAGCTACCGAACGGGCTATCCCAACATTCAAATAAGAAAGTTATTGGTCCAATCCCTTAAATAACCTGTCCCAATCAAATGCAGGGCCCGGATCGGTTTTTCGTCCCGGGGCTATATCGCAGTGTCCTGTGATGGCTTGCCGGGATAGTTTCGGATAATGCTTTAACAGGCAATCGATCACCGCTATTAACTGCGTATATTGTTCACTTGTATAGGGGATCGTGTCCGTCCCTTCCAGCTCGATTCCAATAGAAAAATCGTTGCAGCGTTGTCTGCCTTGATACTCCGACATGCCTGCATGCCAGGCCCTCAGATTAAATGGAACGTACTGCGTTGTTTCGCCGGTGCGTTTAATCAGCAGATGCGCCGATACTTTCAGCTGATGAATACTTTCAAAATAGGTATGGTCAGCCGGATTTAAACCATTACAAAACAATTGATCAATGCAGGCTGTGCCAAACTCCCCGGGGGGCAGGCTGATGCAGTGAATCACAATCAATGAAATGTCGTCAGGATCAGGTCGTTCGTCGAAATTGGGTGATATGATCTGACAACAATCGGTTATTCGGTGTTCGGCTAGGTGCATGATTGGATCGAGTAAAAGTTGAAAACACTGTTATTATTCACTGGTCCGCATTTTATCGCATGATCAGACGGGCATGAAATAAACGAACCGAAGGAGACGCTATGAAGCAAGCCCTAATTGATCAGGTCAAACAGATGTTGGCCGAAGATATAGGCAGTGGCGATATCACTGCAGAAATTATTCCCGAGCATCTCTCGGCACAAGCCCAGGTGATGTCTCGCGATGCGATGGTGCTTTGCGGCAGGGACTGGTTCAATGCCGTATTTTTTATATTGGCTCCCGGCATGACTATTCACTGGCGTGTTGCAGAAGGCGAGGCTATCGCCGCAGATACCTTTCTATGCAGCCTGAAAGGTCCGGCCAGGTCTTTGTTGACCGGCGAACGCACCGCGTTAAACCTGTTACAAACCTTGTCTGCGACAGCAACGCTGGCCCGCCGTTACCGGGATGCGGTAGCCGGAACCGGCTGCAAGATTCTGGATACCCGTAAAACCATACCCGGATTACGGCAGGCGCAAAAATATGCAGTTGCCTGCGGCGGGTGTTACAACCACCGGATGGGCCTGTACGATGGGGTTTTGATCAAAGAAAATCATATTATCGTTGCCGGATCCATCGCCAATGCGGTCAAAGCCGCCAGAGCCAAATCGTCTGTGCCGGTAGAAGTCGAGGTTGAAAATCTCGATGAATTGAACCAGGCCTTAGCGGCGGGTCCGGACCGGATCATGCTTGATAATTTCAATCTTGAGGATATGCGTAAAGCGGTGATTTTGACTGATAAGCGGGTTGAACTGGAGGCCTCCGGCAACATCACGCTGGAAAATATTCGCAAGGTGGCCGAGACCGGGGTTGATTTTATATCGATAGGCGCGCTGACCAAACACGTTGAGGCCATCGATTTATCCATGCGTATTCAATTGGTGCTGGACCATGACGACTAAATTGGCGAATCTGTTCAGGCTTATCAGTCACGGCATTTATGTTATCGGCGTTTGCGACGACGACAAGATCAATGCTTTTACCGCTGCGTGGGTGATGCAGGTTTCATTTGACCCGCCCATGCTGGCGTTCAGCATCAATCCTCAACACGCGTCGTATCAATTATTGCGGGCAAGCGGCGTCTGTTCGGTCAATGTCTTGAGCGATCAGCAGATGGCGCTGGCCGAACGATTCGGCTCGTCCGGTAAAGACAAAATGCTGGGCATAGACTGGCAAACTGCCGTAACCGGCGCACCCATTCTGCCCGAGGCGCTG comes from Methylicorpusculum oleiharenae and encodes:
- the lspA gene encoding signal peptidase II; its protein translation is MAGTKLKWLWLSFIALVLDQLSKWAVKTSMQLYESIDILPFFKLTYVHNTGAAFSFLSEAGGWQRWFFTGMAFVVSGVIVVWIMRLKENETLLAIALSLVLGGAIGNLIDRLAYGYVIDFLDVYYQTWHWPAFNIADSAITVGVMLMLAESFGFGKPKLE
- the ampD gene encoding 1,6-anhydro-N-acetylmuramyl-L-alanine amidase AmpD, with protein sequence MHLAEHRITDCCQIISPNFDERPDPDDISLIVIHCISLPPGEFGTACIDQLFCNGLNPADHTYFESIHQLKVSAHLLIKRTGETTQYVPFNLRAWHAGMSEYQGRQRCNDFSIGIELEGTDTIPYTSEQYTQLIAVIDCLLKHYPKLSRQAITGHCDIAPGRKTDPGPAFDWDRLFKGLDQ
- the nadC gene encoding carboxylating nicotinate-nucleotide diphosphorylase — translated: MKQALIDQVKQMLAEDIGSGDITAEIIPEHLSAQAQVMSRDAMVLCGRDWFNAVFFILAPGMTIHWRVAEGEAIAADTFLCSLKGPARSLLTGERTALNLLQTLSATATLARRYRDAVAGTGCKILDTRKTIPGLRQAQKYAVACGGCYNHRMGLYDGVLIKENHIIVAGSIANAVKAARAKSSVPVEVEVENLDELNQALAAGPDRIMLDNFNLEDMRKAVILTDKRVELEASGNITLENIRKVAETGVDFISIGALTKHVEAIDLSMRIQLVLDHDD
- a CDS encoding flavin reductase family protein, which translates into the protein MTTKLANLFRLISHGIYVIGVCDDDKINAFTAAWVMQVSFDPPMLAFSINPQHASYQLLRASGVCSVNVLSDQQMALAERFGSSGKDKMLGIDWQTAVTGAPILPEALAYFDCEVSTYADAGDHQVVVCRVVDAQDKNPGRPMLYRQTGEMDQSERLYSSSSEESSS